The genomic window GGTCGGATGGAAGTGCCAGGGCGCGTCGAGATGCGTCCCGTTGTGGGTCGACAGCGAGGCCTGCTCGACGGCCCAGCCCTGGCCGTCCGGCAAATCCTGCGCCTTGAGGCCGTCGAAGAACTGCAGCATGCGCGGCAGGCCCTGCCGGTGATCGATATATTGGATCGTCGGATGGTTGCCGGGCGGATCGGACGTTACGTCGTTTCGGAGCGGCACTGAGATATCGATCAGCTTCCGCGGCATGGGCATTCCCTCGAGATGGTCCGCTGTTTCGAACATGTTGAGGGGGCTCCGCCGGTGGCGTCAAGTAACGTGCCGGCGACGTCGAGCCAGCCCGCCGTACCCCACCCTAATGCGAATTGCGCCAGAAATTGATCGATGCAACTCTTGCATCGATCAATGCTGGATTTGGCTTGGACTCAGAATGCCGCCAGCCCTAGGGACGACATTGGCGCTTGACTTCACACCGGAAGTGGGGCGACCCAAGGCGGCCTGCAGCCGGCCCGACAACGACATAATCAACCCAGTCGACCAGGAGGAAAGCCCAGATGAAGACACTCACCGGTATCATCACAGCCGTTGCACTGGCGGTCTCAGCGCCCCTGGCGACAGCGCGCGATTTCCGCTCCGCCGACGTCCACCCCGCCGATTATCCGACCGTCGAGGCCGTCAAGTTCATGGGCAAGCAGCTCGCGGCGGCGAGCGGCGGCAAGCTCGGCGTGAAGGTGTTTCCCAACGGAGCCCTGGGATCCGAGAAGGACACCATCGAGCAGCTCAAGATCGGCGCGCTCGACATGATGCGGATCAACGCATCGCCGCTGAACAACTTCGTGCCGGAAACCATCGCGTTGTGCCTGCCTTTCGTCTTCCGCGATACGCAGCACATGCGCACCGTCCTCGACGGTCCCATCGGCGATGAGATCCTCGCGGCGATGGAGCCCGCGGGATTGGTCGGCCTTGCCTATTACGACAGCGGCGCCCGGTCCATCTACACCGTCAAGGCACCGGTCAAGTCGCTCGCCGACCTCAAGGGCCTCAAGATTCGCGTCCAGCAATCCGACCTGTGGGTCGGCATGATCCAGAGCCTCGGGGCCAACCCGACGCCGATGCCCTATGGCGAGGTCTATACCGCGCTCAAGACCGGCCTCGTGGACGCTGCCGAGAACAACTGGCCGTCCTACGAATCCTCGCGCCATTTCGAGGCCGCCAAG from Bradyrhizobium zhanjiangense includes these protein-coding regions:
- a CDS encoding TRAP transporter substrate-binding protein → MKTLTGIITAVALAVSAPLATARDFRSADVHPADYPTVEAVKFMGKQLAAASGGKLGVKVFPNGALGSEKDTIEQLKIGALDMMRINASPLNNFVPETIALCLPFVFRDTQHMRTVLDGPIGDEILAAMEPAGLVGLAYYDSGARSIYTVKAPVKSLADLKGLKIRVQQSDLWVGMIQSLGANPTPMPYGEVYTALKTGLVDAAENNWPSYESSRHFEAAKFYNVTEHSLAPEVLVMSKKVWDTLSKDDQAMIRKAAKESVPVMRKLWDEREQAARKTVEAAGVQVVTIANKAEFVDAMKPVYTKFAGDEKLQSLVKRIQDTK